One window of Candidatus Polarisedimenticolia bacterium genomic DNA carries:
- a CDS encoding UDP-glucuronic acid decarboxylase family protein yields the protein MRERRRVVITGGAGFIGSHLCDFFLEQGWEVVCVDNLLTGSPDNVSHLLGTPGFTFLDLDVSGFIHLAGKIDAILHFASPASPIDYLEHPIQTMKVGSLGTHKALGLAREKKATFLLASTSEVYGDPLEHPQHEDYWGNVNPIGPRGVYDEAKRFSEALTMAYHRSHRVDTKIVRIFNTYGPRMRIHDGRAIPSFLSQALRGRPLTIFGDGTQTRSFCYVSDLVRGIYLLLNSSYHLPVNLGNPQEMTILEMARQVQRVTRSKSRIVYRKLPVDDPKVRQPSIELAQRLLRWTPKVGLEKGLRETARDFRRRLGAQKKR from the coding sequence TTGCGCGAGCGACGGAGAGTGGTCATTACCGGCGGCGCCGGATTCATCGGCTCGCATCTGTGCGATTTCTTCCTGGAGCAGGGCTGGGAGGTGGTTTGCGTCGACAATCTGCTCACCGGCTCTCCCGACAACGTCTCCCATCTTCTCGGCACGCCGGGATTCACCTTCCTGGATCTTGACGTCTCCGGATTCATCCATCTCGCCGGTAAGATCGACGCAATCCTGCATTTCGCCTCCCCCGCCAGCCCCATCGACTACCTGGAGCATCCGATCCAGACGATGAAGGTCGGCTCGCTGGGGACGCACAAAGCCCTGGGACTGGCGCGGGAGAAGAAGGCCACCTTCCTGCTGGCCTCAACCTCGGAGGTGTACGGGGATCCGCTGGAGCACCCGCAGCACGAGGATTACTGGGGGAACGTGAATCCGATCGGACCGCGCGGAGTCTACGACGAGGCCAAGCGCTTCTCCGAGGCGCTGACCATGGCTTACCATCGCAGCCACCGGGTGGACACCAAGATCGTCCGGATCTTCAACACCTACGGCCCGCGGATGCGCATCCACGACGGCCGCGCGATTCCGAGCTTCCTGTCGCAGGCGCTGCGCGGGCGTCCGCTCACCATCTTCGGGGACGGCACCCAGACGCGCAGCTTCTGCTACGTCTCCGATCTGGTGCGCGGCATCTATCTGCTGCTGAACTCGTCCTACCATCTTCCGGTGAACCTGGGCAATCCTCAGGAGATGACGATCCTCGAGATGGCGCGGCAGGTGCAGCGCGTGACGCGCAGCAAGAGCCGCATCGTCTACCGGAAGCTCCCGGTCGATGATCCGAAGGTGCGCCAGCCCAGCATCGAGCTGGCCCAACGTCTGCTGCGCTGGACGCCGAAGGTGGGATTGGAGAAGGGGCTGCGCGAGACCGCCAGGGACTTTCGCCGCCGCCTCGGAGCTCAGAAGAAGCGCTAG